A genomic segment from Pseudomonadota bacterium encodes:
- the dnaN gene encoding DNA polymerase III subunit beta — translation MKFTIERAALLKSLGHIQRVVERRTTIPILSNVLFSAEKGRLHLTATDMDLAVIETLAAEVTDKGQATAPAHTLYDIVRKLPEGAQVAFDYETKTARLNLAAGRSRFALSTLPVEEFPAIAGDKFSHRFGLPAADLRNLLDHTSFAISTEETRYYLNGIFLHTAKRGNVEMLRAVATDGHRLAQVEMPIPEGAAGMPGVILPRKAVLELGKLMEEATAAVEVELSDTRVRFTVGSAVLTSKLIDGTFPDYERVIPTKNDKAMVVNRQEFAAAVDRVSTISIEKSRAVKLALAPGKLMLSASSEESGTSSEELAVKYDADPVEIGFNARYLLDITQQIEGEGIELKFADASSPTLVRDLADGNALYVLMPMRV, via the coding sequence ATGAAATTTACCATCGAACGCGCGGCGCTTCTCAAGTCCCTGGGGCATATTCAACGCGTCGTCGAACGCCGGACGACGATCCCCATTCTTTCCAACGTTCTCTTCTCCGCCGAAAAGGGGCGCCTGCATTTGACGGCGACGGACATGGATTTGGCGGTGATCGAAACGCTGGCGGCGGAGGTCACGGACAAGGGCCAGGCGACAGCACCTGCGCACACGCTTTACGACATCGTGCGCAAATTGCCAGAGGGCGCCCAGGTCGCCTTCGATTACGAGACGAAGACGGCGCGCTTGAATCTCGCCGCCGGACGGTCGCGTTTCGCGCTGAGCACGCTGCCGGTTGAGGAATTTCCCGCCATCGCCGGGGACAAGTTTTCCCACCGCTTCGGGCTGCCGGCGGCGGACCTTCGCAACCTCCTGGACCACACGAGCTTCGCCATTTCAACGGAGGAGACGCGCTATTACCTGAACGGCATCTTCCTGCATACGGCCAAGCGCGGAAACGTCGAGATGCTGCGGGCGGTGGCGACGGACGGCCACCGGCTGGCCCAGGTCGAGATGCCGATCCCGGAAGGGGCGGCCGGCATGCCCGGCGTCATCCTGCCGAGAAAGGCGGTGCTTGAGCTCGGCAAGCTGATGGAAGAGGCAACGGCAGCGGTCGAAGTCGAGCTTTCGGATACCCGCGTACGCTTCACCGTAGGGTCGGCGGTGCTCACCTCGAAGCTCATCGACGGCACCTTTCCGGACTACGAGCGCGTCATCCCGACCAAGAACGATAAGGCGATGGTTGTAAACCGCCAGGAATTTGCGGCGGCCGTCGACCGGGTCTCGACCATCTCGATCGAAAAATCGCGGGCTGTGAAGCTGGCCTTGGCGCCGGGCAAGCTGATGCTTTCGGCAAGCTCGGAGGAAAGCGGCACGTCCTCCGAGGAACTGGCGGTGAAATACGACGCCGACCCGGTCGAGATCGGCTTCAACGCCCGCTATCTTCTCGACATCACCCAGCAGATCGAAGGCGAAGGCATCGAATTGAAGTTCGCCGACGCCAGCTCGCCGACTCTCGTGCGGGATCTGGCCGACGGCAACGCGCTCTACGTTCTGATGCCGATGCGCGTATGA